The proteins below come from a single Yamadazyma tenuis chromosome 5, complete sequence genomic window:
- the NRG1 gene encoding transcriptional repressor (COG:S; EggNog:ENOG503P6MW) encodes MFSKPIYNNIKYPQPQYNRQSASITRLPSFSEVITQIPLPTEFPLSKPAGVSVTPVSVTPAISITPGIGARSLSPASPYPVSYYYSYGYGAPTVAAATAPSVSPARSVSPKTLLPTPPPTMTAVTSTSTTTSTATSPKAIGSPVVIHKRKHKRKNNLSFKNRSINSKSI; translated from the exons ATGTTTTCCAAACCCATTTACAATAATATAAAGTATCCACAGCCTCAATACAATCGTCAACTGGCATCGATTACCCGACTTCCAAGCTTCAGTGAGGTGATAACGCAAATTCCTTTACCAACTGAATTCCCCTTAAGCAAACCAGCGGGCGTGAGTGTCACCCCTGTCAGTGTGACACCCGCCATAAGCATTACTCCTGGAATTGGAGCCCGTCTGCTTTCACCAGCTTCTCCCTACCCTGTGCTGTATTATTACAGTTATGGGTACGGAGCTCCAACGGTGGCTGCCGCTACAGCCCCTAGTGTGCTGCCTGCCAGGAGCGTGTCGCCCAAAACATTATTGCCCACTCCTCCCCCCACCATGACAGCTGtcacctccacctccactACCACTTCCACCGCCACCTCTCCAAAGGCCATTGGCTCTCCAGTGGTAATCCACAAACGCAAACAT AAACGCAAGAACAATTTGAGTTTCAAGAACAGgtccatcaactccaaaagTATCTAA
- a CDS encoding uncharacterized protein (EggNog:ENOG503NZUU; COG:S): MLTQLSPVILDRVLEYVDPTSLVNLACTNYQFYSPCLAKLYREIVVFSTCSLVPKTHRKLSFNDKTVICGLSQCHDTVKNLKMVEVRLSALNSALSINSDLPNLVKKVSVFDTFNQAVDNEIVQLLGKISANVYVENDKLRKYLKSKISFNSIIVDHVSDFKDIDELDIRTGHCEQKQLFFSKKRSYVIQNPSFFSYLKKNSLKIFPTSINIDRNTELSVIDMQHLKNLEVSLDPHTNLDFITKSIDLYRLQKLSIVQPDLYDHNRNEKTDLKLIEWLSLHANEFRSLSYLSISYNPPLTGQIVDEFEGNYLKKIEVLETLVNVINTLATPKINLVLPNYLEVLSCYEQPMNNLMWNGCKCGYCSVWLEKLDDFVNFHKYFDESSNYWKDLNNAITLNSLAQNYRCRYLARNNFDMCGSVRFQNWDFHTNHFAPIQFQCCSLQTVYESEYNDGREIYFDTSSTQAPCQYRQLFIHLDICMVHYLQGIVNKLVRLDRGNAESFEITDGDINDGDEPINLQNLYVSGFRFAFDKEMNGTNFYESYYD; the protein is encoded by the coding sequence ATGTTAACTCAGCTATCACCGGTAATATTGGATCGGGTTCTTGAATACGTGGACCCCACATCGTTGGTAAATCTTGCATGCACAAACTACCAGTTCTATAGCCCGTGTCTCGCTAAGTTGTACCGTGAAATCGTGGTGTTTCTGACATGCTCGCTTGTTCCCAAAACCCATCGCAAACTTAGTTTTAACGACAAGACCGTTATTTGTGGGCTTTCACAGTGCCATGACACAGTAAAGAACCTTAAGATGGTCGAGGTTCGCTTGAGCGCTTTGAACTCCGCCTTATCCATCAATTCTGACTTACCAAACCTTGTCAAGAAAGTGAGTGTGTTCGATACCTTCAATCAGGCTGTGGACAACGAAATAGTCCAACTTTTGGGCAAGATTTCCGCCAATGTTTATGTCGAGAACGACAAACTCCGCAAGTATTTAAAGAGCAaaatctccttcaactccataATCGTCGACCACGtctctgatttcaaagatATCGACGAACTCGATATCCGCACCGGCCATTGCGAGCAAAAGCAACTATTTTTCCTGAAAAAACGGTCTTATGTGATACAAAACCCGCTGTTCTTCTcatatttgaagaaaaactcCCTTAAGATCTTCCCTACAAGCATCAACATCGACAGAAACACTGAGTTGTCGGTAATAGACATGCAGCATCTCAAAAACCTTGAAGTGTCACTCGATCCGCACACGAATTTGgacttcatcaccaaatccatAGACTTGTACAGGCTCCAGAAGCTTTCTATTGTGCAGCCCGACTTATACGACCACAATAGGAACGAGAAAACCGACCTCAAACTCATCGAATGGCTCAGTCTCCATGCCAACGAGTTTCGGAGTCTCAGCTatctttcaatttcctACAACCCTCCCCTCACGGGGCAGATTGTTGACGAATTTGAAGGAAACTACTTGAAAAAAATCGAGGTACTCGAGACGCTTGTCAACGTCATCAACACCCTCGCGACGCCCAAGATCAACCTTGTGCTCCCCAACtacttggaggtgttgtCGTGCTACGAGCAACCCATGAACAATCTAATGTGGAATGGATGCAAATGCGGGTACTGCAGCGTGTGGTTGGAAAAACTTGACGATTTTGTAAATTTCCACAAATACTTTGACGAGCTGCTGAACTATTGGAAGGACTTAAACAATGCCATCACCCTCAATTCGTTGGCTCAAAACTATCGATGCCGGTATTTAGCTCGCAACAACTTTGATATGTGCGGGCTGGTGCGGTTTCAAAACTGGGACTTTCACACCAACCACTTCGCTCCCATCCAGTTTCAGTGTTGTAGTCTCCAAACCGTGTATGAGAGTGAATATAACGACGGCAGGGAAATATACTTTGACACCTCCTCAACCCAAGCCCCCTGTCAATACAGGCAATTGTTTATTCATCTCGATATATGCATGGTGCACTATTTGCAGGGTATTGTTAACAAGCTCGTGAGATTGGACCGGGGAAACGCCGAGAGCTTTGAAATTACTGACGGGGACATAAATGATGGAGACGAGCCTATCAACCTCCAGAATCTCTATGTAAGCGGATTTCGATTCGCGTTTGACAAGGAGATGAACGGCACCAATTTTTATGAAAGTTATTATGATTAG